A single window of Rhizobium sp. CCGE531 DNA harbors:
- a CDS encoding aldehyde dehydrogenase family protein, translated as MNIAAKTPSVAAEAAAILEKLGVDKALYTEGDMPSYSPVTGEKIGSLKTVSADEAAKKIENAHAAFRAWRLVPAPKRGELVRLLGEELRAAKDDLGRLVSIEAGKIRSEGLGEVQEMIDICDFAVGLSRQLYGLTIATERPGHRMMETWHPLGVVGIISAFNFPVAVWSWNAALALICGDAVVWKPSEKTPLTALASQAILDRALARFGDAPEGLSQVLIGDRAIGEILVDHPKVPLISATGSTRMGREVGPRLAKRFARAILELGGNNAGIVCPSADLDMALRAIAFGAMGTAGQRCTTLRRLFVHRSVYDQLVPRLKKAYQSVSVGDPLHSSALVGPLIDKAAFDGMQKAIAEAKAHGGSVTGGERIDVSHADSYYAKPALVEMPKQAGPVFEETFAPILYVMPYDDFDAVIDKHNAVAAGLSSSIFTRDMQESERFLAADGSDCGIANVNIGTSGAEIGGAFGGEKETGGGRESGSDAWRAYMRRATNTVNYSKALPLAQGVSFDIE; from the coding sequence ATGAACATCGCAGCAAAGACCCCTTCCGTTGCAGCCGAAGCTGCCGCCATTCTCGAAAAGCTCGGCGTCGACAAGGCGCTGTATACTGAGGGCGACATGCCCTCCTACTCTCCGGTCACTGGCGAGAAGATCGGCAGCCTCAAGACCGTTTCGGCCGATGAAGCGGCGAAGAAAATCGAGAACGCCCACGCCGCATTCCGCGCCTGGCGCCTCGTGCCGGCGCCGAAGCGCGGCGAACTGGTGCGCCTGCTCGGCGAAGAGCTGCGTGCCGCCAAGGACGATCTCGGCCGCCTGGTTTCGATCGAAGCCGGCAAGATTCGCTCCGAAGGCCTCGGCGAAGTGCAGGAAATGATCGACATCTGCGACTTCGCCGTCGGTCTTTCCCGCCAGCTCTATGGTCTCACGATCGCCACCGAACGTCCGGGCCATCGCATGATGGAAACCTGGCATCCGCTCGGCGTCGTCGGCATCATCTCTGCTTTTAATTTCCCGGTCGCGGTCTGGTCGTGGAACGCAGCGCTGGCGCTGATCTGCGGCGACGCCGTCGTCTGGAAGCCGTCGGAAAAGACGCCGCTGACCGCACTTGCCTCGCAGGCAATCCTCGATCGCGCACTTGCCCGCTTCGGCGATGCGCCGGAGGGCTTGTCGCAGGTTCTGATCGGCGATCGGGCGATCGGCGAAATCCTCGTCGACCATCCGAAGGTGCCGCTCATTTCAGCAACCGGCTCGACGCGCATGGGCCGTGAGGTTGGACCCCGGCTTGCCAAGCGCTTTGCCCGCGCCATTCTTGAGCTTGGCGGCAACAATGCCGGCATCGTCTGCCCGTCGGCCGATCTCGACATGGCGCTGCGCGCCATCGCCTTCGGCGCCATGGGCACGGCCGGCCAGCGCTGCACGACGCTGCGTCGTCTCTTCGTCCACAGAAGTGTCTATGATCAGCTCGTACCGCGGCTGAAGAAGGCCTATCAGAGCGTCTCGGTCGGCGATCCCCTGCATTCCTCCGCTCTCGTCGGCCCACTGATCGACAAGGCGGCGTTCGATGGCATGCAGAAGGCGATCGCCGAAGCCAAGGCTCACGGCGGCTCTGTCACCGGCGGCGAGCGGATCGATGTCAGCCATGCCGACAGCTATTACGCAAAGCCGGCGCTGGTGGAAATGCCGAAGCAGGCAGGCCCGGTCTTCGAAGAGACCTTCGCGCCCATCCTCTACGTCATGCCCTATGACGATTTCGACGCGGTCATCGATAAGCACAACGCGGTTGCCGCCGGCCTGTCGTCCTCGATCTTCACCCGCGACATGCAGGAATCCGAACGCTTCCTCGCGGCTGACGGATCGGATTGCGGCATCGCCAACGTCAATATCGGCACCTCGGGTGCTGAAATCGGCGGCGCATTCGGCGGCGAAAAGGAAACCGGCGGCGGCCGCGAATCCGGCTCCGACGCCTGGAGGGCCTATATGCGCAGGGCAACCAATACCGTGAACTACTCCAAGGCCCTGCCGCTGGCGCAGGGTGTCTCCTTCGACATCGAGTAA